The following are encoded together in the Clostridium sp. BJN0013 genome:
- a CDS encoding tyrosine-type recombinase/integrase — translation MAKRLQLTEKVTPIGVETEVKELRTIYFTIQDFMNKQNEFLIYKRSQNLSPRSMYDYDRSFLYLNNYINEVYSDKQIRYDITLIRGYISYMLEKVSPNTVNIRIRYLKVYLQFLEQEGYVKERINERVKKVREVKNEKQPLTNSDIKKLLKVINMKSYAGLRDYTLVLLMLSVGTRINETINIKVKNINLKEKYIVINAETAKNRTQRVVPLNSKLIVYLKKLIEISNDVGSEYVFLSSVSHDKVNLSHIKGQLIDYGKKAGLDKSSSAHKLRHTAITNLIKNGSNPLDVKSIAGHSSLEITMGYYHNNLKDLQKCIAKDTLSDI, via the coding sequence ATGGCTAAAAGACTACAATTAACAGAAAAAGTAACTCCGATAGGAGTTGAAACAGAAGTAAAAGAATTAAGAACAATCTATTTTACAATTCAAGATTTCATGAATAAACAGAATGAATTTCTTATCTACAAACGCTCTCAAAACCTTTCACCACGCAGTATGTACGATTATGACAGAAGCTTCCTGTATCTAAATAATTACATAAATGAAGTCTATTCGGATAAGCAAATTCGATATGATATAACTTTGATTAGAGGTTACATTTCATACATGTTGGAGAAGGTAAGTCCAAATACTGTTAATATCCGCATTAGGTATTTAAAGGTGTATTTGCAGTTCTTGGAACAGGAAGGATATGTTAAAGAGCGTATTAATGAACGAGTTAAAAAGGTAAGAGAAGTAAAGAATGAAAAGCAACCCTTAACCAATTCAGATATAAAGAAGCTATTAAAAGTAATAAATATGAAGTCCTACGCAGGATTAAGAGATTACACACTGGTACTTTTAATGTTGTCCGTGGGTACAAGAATAAACGAAACAATAAACATCAAAGTTAAAAACATAAATCTAAAAGAAAAGTACATTGTTATAAATGCTGAAACTGCCAAGAATAGGACACAGAGAGTAGTCCCATTAAATAGCAAGTTAATAGTATATTTAAAGAAGCTTATAGAGATTAGCAATGATGTCGGCAGTGAGTATGTATTTTTATCCAGCGTATCTCATGACAAGGTTAATCTATCACACATAAAAGGTCAGTTAATAGATTATGGTAAAAAGGCAGGATTAGACAAGAGTTCTTCTGCTCATAAACTACGACATACAGCAATAACTAATTTAATCAAAAATGGAAGTAATCCGCTAGATGTAAAATCAATAGCTGGACATAGTTCACTGGAAATTACTATGGGATATTATCATAACAACTTGAAGGATTTACAGAAATGTATTGCTAAAGATACGCTTTCAGATATTTAA
- a CDS encoding DUF3888 domain-containing protein, whose protein sequence is MRKSLFALFLVLLITFNIPLNIKAASYNYVKFGLKEHYITPENSKEKLYRDMLMTLLLPILQNTVDNYYKEYLSVSPMVAPYDISVLRMDRLGENETFDFRLKLELHPYVGPHLDVGLDYITIKINPVDKVKIEKFEHIKNYELPSYYQNIIKKKLP, encoded by the coding sequence TTGAGAAAATCACTTTTTGCTTTATTTTTAGTGTTATTAATAACTTTTAATATTCCATTAAATATTAAGGCAGCTTCATATAATTATGTTAAATTTGGATTAAAAGAACATTATATTACACCTGAAAATTCAAAAGAGAAATTATATAGGGATATGCTTATGACACTATTATTGCCTATTTTACAGAATACAGTTGATAATTACTATAAAGAATATTTATCAGTATCTCCTATGGTAGCACCTTATGATATTTCTGTATTAAGAATGGATAGACTAGGTGAGAATGAGACATTTGATTTCCGTTTAAAGTTAGAGCTCCATCCGTATGTTGGTCCACACCTTGATGTAGGACTTGATTATATTACTATTAAAATAAATCCAGTAGATAAAGTTAAAATTGAAAAGTTTGAGCATATTAAGAATTATGAGTTACCATCATACTATCAAAATATTATAAAGAAGAAATTACCATAA
- a CDS encoding GNAT family N-acetyltransferase has product MIIQTERLELIPLTPNQLELWIEDIPALEKELGCTYKAELMEGFFLEIVKGQYEITRKDPNNYLWHSFFLLIRKDDRIVVGSADFKDIPNKNGEVEIGYGLGKDFEHNGYMTEAAKAICEWALKQNCVTSVIAETDLEGLASQKILERCGFKKDKEGKTLWWRLQE; this is encoded by the coding sequence ATGATAATACAGACTGAACGTTTGGAGCTTATTCCGTTAACTCCTAATCAATTAGAACTATGGATTGAAGATATTCCTGCACTTGAAAAGGAATTAGGCTGTACCTATAAGGCAGAATTAATGGAAGGCTTTTTTCTTGAAATAGTAAAAGGGCAGTACGAAATAACTCGAAAAGACCCTAACAATTATTTGTGGCATAGCTTTTTTTTATTAATTCGCAAGGATGATAGGATTGTAGTAGGTTCAGCGGATTTTAAGGATATTCCTAATAAAAATGGTGAAGTTGAGATTGGTTATGGCTTAGGTAAAGATTTTGAACACAACGGCTATATGACAGAAGCTGCAAAAGCAATATGTGAGTGGGCATTGAAGCAAAATTGCGTTACAAGTGTAATTGCTGAAACTGATTTAGAAGGTTTGGCTTCTCAAAAGATTTTAGAGCGTTGTGGATTCAAAAAGGATAAAGAAGGAAAAACTCTTTGGTGGAGATTACAAGAATAA
- a CDS encoding DUF2164 family protein — protein sequence MKTIYYPTKCWKKESPEKHNINVEIVNTLNNMIEEDFSHLTSVLIVKNGSIIYEKYLNGCSQNTLHETGCVFKSFLSAVVGTALQDNLIKNVETKVVDFFLDDIPENIDKNFNKITLKHLLTKTSGIKWPPKNYRFPENKRFNDIRLPFLLTVKNEPGNIFEYKPDPHILFYVIEKLSGIDFVSYADKKLFSPLGIKDYLWNTNFHEDECLLMKTRDIAKLGYLYLNNGLWVNHQLISSEYIQESTREHVYGNFPESSPYGYLWWVNDIEKHKTFYAGGFGGQYLYVIPDLQLIFVSTSNVDKPHQENKLLVKEFMKMIKANGDKPNIRNRDRKNLVELTKEEKNKLINEIQTFFLQERNEEIGIIAAGTVLEFFLENLGAFIYNKSLDEAKIWFCRRIEDMEIDYDTLYK from the coding sequence ATGAAAACAATATATTATCCTACAAAATGTTGGAAGAAAGAAAGTCCTGAAAAACATAATATTAATGTAGAAATTGTAAATACCCTAAACAATATGATTGAAGAGGACTTTTCTCATTTAACAAGCGTCCTAATTGTAAAAAATGGCTCAATTATCTATGAAAAATATCTAAACGGTTGCTCGCAAAATACTCTTCATGAAACAGGGTGTGTATTTAAGAGTTTTTTATCCGCCGTAGTTGGTACAGCACTTCAAGACAATCTTATAAAAAACGTTGAAACAAAAGTAGTTGATTTCTTTTTAGATGATATTCCAGAAAATATTGATAAAAACTTTAATAAGATAACATTAAAACATCTTTTGACAAAAACATCAGGTATTAAGTGGCCTCCTAAAAACTATCGATTCCCAGAGAATAAGCGATTTAATGATATCAGGCTTCCTTTTTTATTAACAGTAAAAAATGAGCCAGGAAACATATTTGAATATAAACCTGACCCACATATTCTGTTTTATGTCATAGAAAAACTATCAGGAATAGATTTTGTTTCCTATGCTGACAAGAAGCTGTTTTCCCCATTAGGTATAAAAGATTACTTATGGAATACCAATTTTCATGAAGATGAATGTTTATTAATGAAAACAAGAGATATTGCAAAATTAGGATACTTATATTTAAATAATGGTCTGTGGGTAAATCATCAACTTATTTCATCAGAATATATACAAGAATCAACGAGAGAGCATGTGTATGGAAACTTCCCTGAAAGTAGTCCGTATGGTTATCTGTGGTGGGTAAATGACATTGAAAAACATAAAACTTTTTATGCAGGAGGATTTGGAGGTCAATATCTTTATGTAATACCTGACTTGCAGTTAATCTTTGTAAGTACATCTAATGTGGATAAACCTCATCAAGAAAATAAGTTGTTAGTAAAGGAGTTCATGAAAATGATAAAGGCAAATGGTGACAAACCTAATATTAGAAATCGGGATAGAAAAAACTTAGTGGAGCTAACCAAAGAAGAAAAAAACAAGTTGATAAATGAGATTCAGACTTTTTTTCTCCAGGAAAGGAATGAAGAAATAGGTATCATTGCAGCTGGAACGGTTTTAGAATTCTTTCTAGAAAATTTAGGTGCGTTTATTTACAATAAATCTTTGGATGAAGCGAAAATATGGTTTTGTAGAAGAATAGAGGATATGGAAATTGACTATGATACACTATATAAATAG
- a CDS encoding CD3072 family TudS-related putative desulfidase, with translation MVREWSRNFMFSDVRSKKIILVSHCILNQNSISDGTADYPSTNENVLKLLIQSKVGIIQMPCPEMICLGLDRGDIHGGEREVVVENTRIRHNLENPTSIEVINNLANQIIFQIEEYIQNGFIVLGIIGINRSPSCGVNTTSKNNQEVYGEGIFIEILREALEKKSISIDMIGIKASETDKALISIQRLIDTH, from the coding sequence ATGGTTAGAGAATGGAGTAGAAATTTTATGTTTTCTGATGTTAGAAGTAAAAAAATCATATTAGTATCACATTGTATTTTAAACCAAAACTCAATTTCAGATGGTACCGCTGACTATCCGAGTACAAATGAAAATGTTTTAAAACTGCTTATTCAATCTAAAGTAGGCATAATACAAATGCCATGTCCTGAAATGATATGTCTGGGACTTGATAGAGGTGATATCCATGGTGGAGAAAGAGAAGTTGTTGTAGAGAATACAAGAATTAGGCATAATTTAGAGAATCCAACCTCTATTGAAGTAATTAATAATCTTGCAAACCAAATTATATTTCAAATAGAAGAATACATTCAAAATGGATTTATTGTATTAGGGATTATAGGAATTAATCGTTCGCCAAGTTGTGGTGTTAATACAACTTCAAAAAACAATCAAGAAGTCTATGGCGAAGGTATTTTTATTGAAATACTTAGAGAAGCGTTAGAAAAGAAAAGTATTAGTATAGATATGATTGGTATAAAAGCTTCAGAGACAGATAAAGCACTAATATCAATACAAAGATTGATAGATACACATTAA
- a CDS encoding DnaA N-terminal domain-containing protein has product MNEEILDMLKVILEKVERTEKAIIIKEQATPCNEDTIISNIVKSNTAKTAWEEAKAIIKEELTSISYKQFIEPISLSTVEAREKIILSVPNEHIKETINKHYYNLIIHALKLVNKNIKKVAISWN; this is encoded by the coding sequence ATGAATGAAGAAATTTTAGATATGTTAAAGGTTATATTAGAAAAGGTTGAGAGAACTGAAAAGGCCATTATTATCAAAGAACAAGCAACACCCTGTAATGAAGATACAATTATCTCCAATATAGTGAAAAGTAATACTGCTAAAACCGCTTGGGAAGAAGCTAAAGCTATAATTAAAGAAGAGTTAACTTCAATATCATATAAGCAATTCATTGAACCAATATCTTTAAGTACAGTTGAAGCAAGAGAGAAAATAATATTAAGTGTTCCTAATGAACATATAAAGGAAACGATAAATAAACACTACTATAATTTGATAATACATGCACTTAAATTAGTAAATAAAAATATTAAGAAAGTGGCTATTTCATGGAATTAG
- a CDS encoding HTH domain-containing protein, with amino-acid sequence MAEEIQAIGNKDIEETINTLKKDYGMSTECLSYLLRVKSDGDKIEIPTGFEEKRSFTNLIFMLDTLSKEEPDFKFKAFLEVLVEVHKISADTIAKLAKIPTQYVLDFMIDSSTVPIEIKYRVASVIMVLRFIFKTVEPKI; translated from the coding sequence ATGGCAGAAGAAATCCAAGCGATTGGAAACAAAGATATAGAAGAAACAATAAATACATTGAAGAAAGATTATGGAATGAGTACAGAATGCTTATCATATTTGCTGAGAGTAAAAAGTGACGGAGATAAGATTGAAATACCAACAGGGTTTGAAGAAAAGCGTTCCTTTACTAATTTAATATTTATGTTAGACACTCTTTCAAAGGAAGAACCAGATTTCAAGTTTAAAGCATTTTTAGAAGTTCTAGTTGAAGTGCATAAGATTAGTGCCGATACCATTGCCAAACTTGCAAAAATTCCTACGCAGTATGTTTTAGATTTCATGATTGACAGTAGTACAGTTCCGATTGAGATAAAATATAGAGTTGCCTCAGTTATAATGGTATTAAGATTTATATTTAAAACCGTTGAGCCTAAAATATAG
- a CDS encoding stage II sporulation protein P, translating to MKNIYKSVVVVVALLTLTAGGYTYSKYQNKLTVNKAVTSSTVPNNTKTSSNSYTENSIVPFSSDIVIYNSHPDETYLSGKNVTDVGALINDELTKLGLNSSFIKVTAPKEYTKSYENTRNIIKENVKNYANTTLLDVSRDTVDSGTSDTKKIKLILTQASPRYEENKKFANQLLEQLKKANGVTSEIVEFNIDTLSYLNEDLSNNTVLIEIGNDNSSDSDIQQGVNVLAASLKNIQNK from the coding sequence GTGAAGAATATTTACAAAAGTGTTGTAGTAGTGGTGGCCCTTCTTACTTTAACTGCTGGAGGATATACTTATTCAAAGTATCAGAATAAGTTAACTGTTAATAAAGCAGTAACCAGTAGTACAGTACCAAACAATACAAAAACTTCATCAAATAGTTATACTGAAAATTCTATAGTTCCATTTTCATCAGATATTGTAATTTACAATTCCCATCCAGATGAAACTTATCTATCTGGTAAGAATGTAACTGATGTTGGTGCTTTAATTAATGATGAACTTACTAAATTAGGATTAAACAGTAGCTTTATAAAAGTTACAGCACCTAAAGAATATACAAAATCATATGAAAATACACGTAATATAATAAAAGAAAATGTAAAGAACTATGCTAACACAACTTTATTAGATGTATCTAGAGATACAGTTGATAGTGGTACATCAGATACAAAAAAAATAAAGTTAATACTTACTCAGGCCAGTCCAAGATATGAAGAAAATAAGAAATTCGCTAACCAATTGTTAGAACAGCTAAAAAAGGCTAATGGTGTTACGTCAGAAATAGTTGAATTTAATATAGATACATTGTCGTATTTAAATGAGGATTTGTCTAATAATACTGTCCTTATTGAGATTGGAAATGATAATTCTAGTGACAGTGATATTCAACAAGGTGTAAATGTATTAGCTGCGTCATTAAAGAACATACAAAATAAATAG
- a CDS encoding DUF3888 domain-containing protein, with product MKKNYKSIPILIALILCLQLPCFTFVSANKIYGDNILYKSPEQSREELYQDISFSLLSPYIQKSVEDYYTKFLTDIPTVDPWAIDILSAERPNGYRTFVFVLKIQVKPYVGPHLGVGVDRITITVNGAGDVEVNSFEHIKNYDLPSHYQNIIKKNDILNNKSLYFEKAIKQGNFVEITSSNLSSDTTQYHTEIYNIDKLEDFIKNIKDRKPVKIRIVKYASEHGVIWANKLYDLEYNGEKIIDTVYDVYSNPNAFLPSTIYYFDQIIKKDYPNDIWYGICAKTDKGDNCTTLTSFKKSSIIN from the coding sequence ATGAAAAAAAATTATAAGAGTATCCCAATCTTGATAGCTTTAATTTTATGCTTACAACTTCCATGTTTTACTTTTGTGTCAGCTAATAAAATATATGGTGATAACATACTATATAAGTCACCAGAACAATCAAGAGAAGAACTATATCAAGATATTTCATTCTCGCTACTTTCGCCATATATACAGAAATCGGTAGAGGATTATTATACAAAATTTCTAACTGATATACCCACAGTTGACCCTTGGGCAATTGATATTTTAAGTGCTGAGAGACCTAATGGTTATCGTACATTTGTTTTTGTTCTTAAAATACAGGTAAAACCATATGTTGGGCCACATCTTGGGGTAGGTGTTGACCGTATTACAATTACAGTAAATGGAGCGGGTGATGTTGAAGTCAATAGTTTTGAGCATATCAAAAATTACGATTTACCATCGCATTATCAAAATATTATTAAGAAAAATGATATCTTGAATAATAAATCTTTATATTTTGAAAAAGCGATAAAACAAGGAAACTTTGTAGAAATTACTTCTTCCAACTTATCATCAGATACGACACAATATCATACTGAAATTTATAATATTGATAAACTAGAGGACTTTATTAAGAATATTAAAGATAGAAAACCAGTTAAAATTCGCATTGTTAAATACGCTAGTGAGCATGGAGTTATATGGGCTAATAAATTATATGATTTAGAGTATAATGGCGAGAAAATAATAGATACTGTATATGATGTGTATTCTAATCCCAATGCCTTTCTCCCATCAACAATATACTATTTTGACCAAATAATAAAAAAGGATTACCCAAATGATATATGGTATGGAATTTGTGCAAAAACCGATAAAGGAGATAACTGCACTACTCTTACCAGCTTTAAAAAGAGTAGTATAATTAATTAG
- a CDS encoding zinc ribbon domain-containing protein: protein MENKNMTKCKACGADIAKSVKKCPHCGEDQRNFFIRHKILSVILIIIVIGLVKAASSGDSKPTNTANKNTSSNTASTRTSTDSNTDKSTTEVKQRQVLGKATDLGAGTFTVGKDIEEGLYDATPTDGAGNFIIQNATQPDLSVNEILGDANNMGISKVRVKLVKDEQIQLASINNTHFEPVTAAFVTEHKAISLYSGRWVVGEDVGNGRYIATPTSGAGNFIVYDKMGIPKVNEILGDGGVQQVTINLDDGDVITVMSLNQVDLAPQN, encoded by the coding sequence TTGGAAAATAAGAATATGACAAAATGTAAAGCCTGTGGTGCAGATATTGCGAAGAGTGTTAAAAAGTGTCCGCATTGTGGAGAAGACCAGAGAAACTTTTTCATTCGACATAAGATATTAAGTGTAATATTAATAATTATAGTTATAGGATTAGTAAAAGCCGCAAGTTCAGGAGATAGTAAGCCTACTAATACAGCAAATAAAAATACAAGTAGCAATACTGCTAGCACAAGGACTTCAACTGATAGCAATACGGATAAATCAACCACTGAAGTTAAACAAAGGCAAGTCCTAGGGAAGGCCACCGACTTAGGAGCAGGTACATTTACAGTAGGTAAGGACATAGAAGAAGGATTGTATGACGCAACTCCAACTGATGGAGCTGGGAATTTTATAATTCAAAATGCAACTCAACCAGATTTATCTGTTAATGAGATTTTGGGTGATGCGAACAACATGGGTATTTCTAAAGTGAGAGTTAAACTTGTAAAAGATGAACAAATACAGTTAGCTAGTATAAATAACACACATTTTGAGCCTGTCACAGCAGCCTTTGTAACAGAGCATAAAGCAATATCACTCTATAGTGGGAGATGGGTAGTAGGAGAAGATGTTGGTAACGGCAGGTATATAGCAACGCCTACAAGTGGAGCTGGAAATTTTATAGTTTATGATAAAATGGGAATACCTAAGGTAAATGAAATTTTAGGTGATGGTGGAGTGCAACAAGTAACTATAAATTTGGATGATGGGGATGTAATTACAGTAATGTCATTGAATCAAGTTGATTTAGCGCCACAAAATTAA
- a CDS encoding N-acetylmuramoyl-L-alanine amidase, producing MIITYDFGHGTGQDRGASGYRNEEKDCREYGALAIKKLQSLGHTCYDCTPASSPALTLGQSLAYRVNKANSIGSQLHLCMHVNAFQTDKATGCEVEYASAAGQAYADRVSSEISTALGLTNRGAKSQPGLYVLKYTNMVAILIEPFFCDNKADCDKYNVEKLATAIVKGITGIDTSTQTNASTQPIVQTAPTYEETVPTGPNIWQVPGMPFYIELRADGDMAIHLDRGNYIVIRKGGAPEVYWNNNQGAGGSKRLF from the coding sequence ATGATAATCACTTACGATTTTGGTCATGGCACCGGGCAAGACAGGGGCGCATCTGGTTATAGGAATGAGGAGAAAGATTGCAGAGAATATGGAGCATTGGCCATAAAGAAATTACAGTCTCTAGGACATACTTGTTATGATTGTACACCAGCATCTAGTCCAGCCTTAACTTTAGGACAGAGCCTTGCCTATAGGGTAAATAAGGCTAATTCTATAGGCTCTCAATTACACTTGTGTATGCACGTTAATGCTTTCCAGACTGACAAAGCTACAGGATGTGAAGTAGAATATGCCAGTGCCGCAGGACAGGCTTATGCAGATAGAGTGTCATCTGAAATTTCTACAGCTTTGGGATTAACTAACAGAGGAGCTAAAAGTCAACCAGGTCTGTATGTATTGAAATATACAAACATGGTAGCAATTCTTATAGAGCCATTTTTCTGTGATAATAAGGCGGATTGCGACAAATACAATGTCGAAAAACTGGCAACAGCTATTGTAAAAGGAATCACTGGAATAGATACATCTACACAGACTAATGCATCTACCCAACCAATAGTACAAACAGCTCCAACCTATGAGGAAACTGTACCTACAGGGCCAAATATTTGGCAGGTACCAGGTATGCCTTTTTATATTGAATTAAGGGCAGACGGAGATATGGCCATTCACTTAGATAGAGGAAATTATATTGTTATTCGTAAGGGTGGAGCGCCAGAGGTATATTGGAATAATAACCAGGGGGCTGGTGGATCTAAGAGATTATTTTAA
- a CDS encoding phage tail protein gives MYKISIYNNGQEIVVHYPDPEAPKVINPKLNPKRSQAGSASFTLYPNNPGYNLITRFVTKVIVTDVRDSREIFRGRVYASTKGMSNDGLLSKDVICEGEMNYLHDTRVESVIYEDKTPQEVITEFLNAHNNSGIENYKKVYPGIINVEDWLFFTSDFETTLEAIQKYVVNENKGVLQFRTENGVNYLDYLSNAPVDKIVEVNLGENLKSLSVDDSSVFGTRIIPVGANGLTIENVNDGKNYLEDSVAVAKYGIIYQKADYSDIEDDQQLKTECQADLSQYTQPAGSLDISVLDLSTLTGIPADNIDITTSIHAICPLLGVDDIYKVAEMEVDLSQPWNPTLTLSNKPEKLESAINDIQSNNITRMATYGGVQLGYRYGLRVVSHDKSVEILINGQEGLKITKDSKQVFYLDVDGNVNIVDGYIKLTRGDITINIDPQVGIEIKKSNTKIFYVDLQGNLVMDGIQQITKNGNVIIENTFNEYGGLTNIRDIDGNLVLKLGVEAGTSDNVGATLIGYNKGDGKPRFQLGIDKEKDCGVINLLDSNGKVRAAVYADSNNGPGFFVLDESGHTQTFIRQDSGKINSETIATQSWVEQYVAEYIADNMPSS, from the coding sequence TGCTAGTTTTACTTTATATCCGAATAACCCAGGTTATAATTTAATAACTAGATTTGTAACCAAAGTAATTGTAACAGACGTAAGAGATAGTAGAGAGATATTCAGGGGTAGGGTATATGCAAGTACAAAAGGTATGAGTAATGATGGACTTTTATCTAAAGATGTAATATGTGAGGGGGAAATGAATTACCTGCATGACACCAGGGTGGAAAGCGTAATATATGAGGACAAAACCCCGCAGGAGGTTATAACGGAATTTTTAAATGCACATAACAATTCTGGTATTGAAAATTATAAAAAAGTCTATCCAGGCATTATAAATGTTGAGGACTGGCTCTTTTTTACATCTGACTTTGAAACAACGCTAGAAGCAATACAGAAATATGTGGTCAATGAAAATAAAGGGGTACTCCAGTTTAGAACAGAAAATGGAGTTAATTATTTGGACTATTTGAGTAATGCCCCTGTTGATAAAATTGTAGAGGTTAATTTAGGAGAGAACTTAAAGAGCTTGAGTGTAGATGATAGCTCTGTTTTTGGCACCAGGATTATTCCGGTGGGGGCAAATGGTCTTACAATAGAAAATGTGAATGATGGTAAAAACTATCTGGAAGACTCTGTTGCAGTAGCTAAGTATGGAATTATTTATCAAAAGGCTGATTACAGTGATATCGAGGACGACCAACAGCTAAAAACAGAGTGTCAGGCAGACCTAAGTCAATATACGCAGCCTGCCGGTTCTTTAGATATATCCGTGCTTGATTTAAGTACCTTAACTGGTATTCCGGCAGATAATATAGACATTACAACATCTATACATGCTATATGTCCTTTACTTGGTGTAGATGATATATATAAAGTAGCTGAAATGGAAGTGGATTTATCCCAACCATGGAATCCAACCCTTACATTATCGAATAAACCAGAGAAATTAGAGAGCGCTATAAATGATATACAATCCAATAACATTACAAGGATGGCTACCTACGGGGGTGTACAACTAGGTTATAGATATGGTCTTAGGGTTGTAAGCCACGACAAGTCTGTAGAAATACTTATAAACGGGCAGGAAGGATTAAAGATAACTAAAGATAGCAAGCAAGTATTTTACTTAGATGTAGACGGTAATGTAAATATTGTAGATGGCTATATAAAGTTAACTAGGGGAGATATTACCATAAATATAGACCCACAAGTTGGGATAGAGATTAAAAAAAGCAATACTAAAATATTCTATGTAGATTTACAGGGAAATCTAGTAATGGATGGTATACAACAGATAACTAAGAATGGCAATGTAATTATAGAAAACACATTTAACGAGTATGGGGGACTTACTAATATCCGTGATATAGACGGTAATTTAGTCCTTAAGCTCGGTGTGGAGGCAGGTACTTCTGATAATGTTGGAGCTACCTTAATTGGATATAATAAAGGTGATGGCAAACCAAGGTTTCAATTAGGAATAGATAAGGAAAAAGATTGTGGAGTTATAAATCTTTTAGATAGCAACGGTAAAGTTAGGGCGGCAGTATATGCCGATAGTAATAATGGCCCTGGCTTTTTTGTTTTGGATGAAAGTGGTCATACCCAAACTTTTATAAGACAAGATTCGGGGAAAATTAATAGCGAAACTATTGCTACTCAAAGTTGGGTAGAACAATATGTGGCTGAATATATAGCAGATAACATGCCTTCAAGTTAA